AGTAAAGAGAGTCATGAAAGATGaaggatatttttttaaagtaaaagTGCATCTTTGACATTGTATTGTATGTCAagagagttaaaaaaaaaattaagtaaataaaaagaagaaaagaaagaagatgtaCAAAAATACGAAGATTCCTTTCGACGTTAGAACGTATATCGAATCAAAccttcgataatttttttataatttctttccgATCGAttgtaatatcaatattattctgatatattaatcgatatttttttatagagttTCGAATTTGGTTACACGTGCTGTAGAAGCATTGAATAATGGATACGATTGCATTGGTAAAATCCCGTTACTGAATGCACCGAGCATACCGCTTTCATCAAAAATTCGTAGTTATATAGAGGAGTGTGCTACTCTGTGCTTGCCCAAGGACATTTACATATGTAATGGAAGTGATACTGAACATGCAGAATTATTGAAActtctcgaaaaaaataaaacgattcaaCCGTTACCAAAATACGAAAACTGGTTGGTTTTGCATACtgcttattctttttttttatgaacgaATATTCGAacgtaattttcaaaaatggGCAAACTGaaggaacaaagaaattatttgtcgTTACAGTTGGTTGGCCAAAACGAATCCAGCGGACGTAGCACGCGTCGAAAGCCGTACGTTTATTAGCACGGATAAACAAAATGATACGATTCCAACACCTAGAAAAGGCGTCGTTGGTGAACTTGGAAACTGGATTTCGCCTGTTGACATGGACAAAGCTATTCTCGAACGATTCCCAGGATGCATGAAAAGTTAGTCGATTttgttcaaatatatattatatgtaatataaatagatagactcattaaattacaaattgaCCAACTGTAATGGTTTAGATCGTACGATGTATGTGATACCCTTTAACATGGGACCAATTGGATCACCGCTTGCTAAGATAGGTATAGAGATAACCGATTCTCCTTACGTTGTCTGTTCGATGAAGATCATGACGAGAATGGGTACAAAAATCTTGGAAATACTCGGTAACGACGATTTCGTCAAATGTTTACATTCGGTTGGTACTCCCAAAGCCGATTCGAATGTCACCGTTTATCCATCCTGGCCATGTGATCCAGAGAGAACCATTATCCTTCATAAGCCCGCGAAAAACGAGATCGTTTCGTACGGTAGTGGTTACGGAGGTAACTCTCTGCTTGGTAAAAAATGTCTCGCTTTAAGAATTGGATCAACGATTGCTAGAGACGAGGGATGGCTAGCCGAGCACATGTTGgcaagttaataataataataataataataataataataataataataataacgacaatTCCTTTGGAATTATAATTCGATTAGGTTAATTGCTCTGCTAATTGTTTAAATTGggtattctatttttctattttagatATTAGGAATCACCAATCCAAATGGTAAAAAACGTTATATAGCCGCTGCGTTTCCAAGTGCCTGTGGAAAGACAAACATGGCAATGATGAAACCAACTCTTCCGGGTTATAAAATTGAATGTGTGGGAGACGATATCGCTTGGATGAAATTCGACGACGAAGGTAGGCTTCGCGCGATTAATCCAGAATATGGATTCTTTGGTGTCGCTCCAGGAACAAGTATGGCAACCAATCCCAATGCTATGATGACGATCTTTAAAAATACTCTCTTTACAAACGTTGCTGCTACAAGTGACGGTGGTGTTTTTTGGGAAGgaatggagaaagaaataaacgattcCGTCGAGGTAAGAAAGAATCCGTTAACTTAccaaaaagacaaaaaaaagaaacgacaagataaataaataaaaatatatggtGTACAATGAATCGAAACGATACTTACAGATAACCGATTGGCGAGGTAACAACAAATGGAAGAGCACTTCAAAAACTCCGGCTGCTCATCCTAATTCAAGATTCTGTACACCTGCGAAACAATGTCCGATAATCGATCCAGCTTGGGAAGATCCAAATGGTGTCCCGATCGATGCGATACTCTTCGGTGGTCGCAGACCAGAAGGTGTCCCATTGATATACCAAGCACGAAACTGGCAACACGGTGTTTTCATTGGAGCGTCGATGAGATCCGAAGCAACTGCTGCTGCTGAATACAAGgtacgtttaaaataaatataaaatataaataatcgattaacttattctatgAATAaccaatattaaaaaaataacatgatTTCGTGATTTTTTCATCAGGGCAAAATGATTATGCACGATCCATTCGCAATGAGACCCTTCTTTGGATACAATTTCGGACATTATGTCAATCATTGGTTGAACATGGCTAATGTGAAAAACGCTAAGTTACCTGCTATATTTCACGTTAATTGGTTTAGAAAAGATGCCAATGGTAAATTTCTTTGGCCGGGATTCGGTGAAAATTCACGTGTTTTGGATTGGATCCTTCGTAGGATCGACAATGAAAACATAGCGAGAAATTCTCCGATTGGTCTTATACCGAAAATCGACTCGCTTAAtctgaaaaatttgaaagaggATATTGATATGGATGAATTGTTCAGGATACCTAAATCTTTCTGGCAAAAAGAGGTGAAAGATTTAAGGGAATACTTCGATGCACAAGTTGGTAAAGATCTTCCAAAAGCTATCCTGTCCGAACTCGATCATCTCGAAAAACATCTTAATAAGATTTAAGATCCTTTCTATGATCTCGACTCGACtgaaaatttggaaaatttaataatggaATATTTGTTCTTCCTGATTCTTCCTGACGTAAGAAAGATCTATGATCCATAATATAAATTTCCTTGATAAATTTatggaagaatttttttttcattcgaaatagtattaaataatatgacTATAAGATTTATATTCTTATGGAACAGATTGATCGacatattaattgtttattataatatataaacgcaTGTGTTACTTTCTATTTAAATCGCGattttataatcgatattgttatgcttatatttttatagcttttatatttcaaattgttcAAATCAAACGTACACATTAaccatttaatattatatgatcACAGATGGTCTTATATAAATGGTTTAATTAAatagttctttttatttttatttatgcgATAGACGCGAtgttttctttgaaaacattatacatttatttattcgaaatttatccgaacttttctttctttcttttcttttctttttgtttttttcttttttactacaTTTTTACAACTATCGTGCGAGGTCagattaaattttacaattaagtTAATTAGATAAGGACATTGCATGTAAAGTTACATGTGAatgtgaataaataataaatacatattcttATCGATGTACGCAaaatattatgtgtatatgtaatcCGCTAATATGATTATGTATTTTATGGTGTATATAAAGAGCAAATTAaatgataacgaaaaaaaaaaatacaaagcaTTAATTTCATTGTGTGGGAATGAAATggatccttcttttcttccatttttcttttatcttttttttttttctcttaataaaaCACATTAATTCTatctaatcgattttattatattgtattattttattaatttgttaattgcttcttcaacaattttcttt
This window of the Vespula vulgaris chromosome 1, iyVesVulg1.1, whole genome shotgun sequence genome carries:
- the LOC127062144 gene encoding phosphoenolpyruvate carboxykinase [GTP]-like, which produces MPVLLERVSFYYGFSRITRRQTSNIRNFSIVSCNSVKSRESIGNRLRYILQFRRSNYYELITDSSGSIKRTYLSISSHTIPANYKRIILNRNMPYATDIYYPQVSNLVTRAVEALNNGYDCIGKIPLLNAPSIPLSSKIRSYIEECATLCLPKDIYICNGSDTEHAELLKLLEKNKTIQPLPKYENCWLAKTNPADVARVESRTFISTDKQNDTIPTPRKGVVGELGNWISPVDMDKAILERFPGCMKNRTMYVIPFNMGPIGSPLAKIGIEITDSPYVVCSMKIMTRMGTKILEILGNDDFVKCLHSVGTPKADSNVTVYPSWPCDPERTIILHKPAKNEIVSYGSGYGGNSLLGKKCLALRIGSTIARDEGWLAEHMLILGITNPNGKKRYIAAAFPSACGKTNMAMMKPTLPGYKIECVGDDIAWMKFDDEGRLRAINPEYGFFGVAPGTSMATNPNAMMTIFKNTLFTNVAATSDGGVFWEGMEKEINDSVEITDWRGNNKWKSTSKTPAAHPNSRFCTPAKQCPIIDPAWEDPNGVPIDAILFGGRRPEGVPLIYQARNWQHGVFIGASMRSEATAAAEYKGKMIMHDPFAMRPFFGYNFGHYVNHWLNMANVKNAKLPAIFHVNWFRKDANGKFLWPGFGENSRVLDWILRRIDNENIARNSPIGLIPKIDSLNLKNLKEDIDMDELFRIPKSFWQKEVKDLREYFDAQVGKDLPKAILSELDHLEKHLNKI